GGACAACAGAAAAGGCTACTGGGAAAGCCCCAAAATGATGGTGTCTGTTTGTATGTCtggatatgtgtgtatgtgtgtgtgtatgtgtgtgtgtatgtgtgtatgtgtgtgtatgtgtgtgtgtgtgttgtctcccACACGGCCCTGCTGCTGCCACTCACTGTAAACTAGTGTGCAGCTCGTCACAGACAGACGTTGACACACTCCCAGTCTAATGTGCTCATTAGGGActgcacagcacacacataATTGATAGCCATGACACACACGATGCATACACGCATAATTGCAAAaaacagtttcctttttttaatgctgcagtAGAAAACAAGGTTATATGAAGTCATATAATGGGGGTTCATTgtcaagaacaacaacaacagaaaacgaagagaacaaaatgaaaaaagaccaACAGCACAGAATGCATTACAGTATCTGTGCTGTTTACATGCCGATATTTTACACataaggatatttttttttattatttctctacCCTGGCAGCTGTCAGTTACTTCAGCAAATGAACTGCCAAAAATGTAGCAGAACCTGTCACTCAAGAGGTTAGTGTAACCATGGTTACCTTTCATATCCCAAAAAGATAAAGCTGCAGTGTGGAATCGTGGCAGAGTAATtagacagaacaaaaaaataggACCAATCGAAAAAGGCATTCAACAATATGAAACAACCAAGAGTGCTTATAAATAACAGTTTACATGTGAAATATCTTTATAAAGTAACATCTTTTTTGTACAAccttttatatctttttttagtGTTCATACAGCGGCACATGTAGAGTAGTGTCTGGTAAAAAGAGTCTTTAACCCTTTGAGCACGAGTTGGGAATAAAAAGATTCACCTGTTGTCATCCTTTTGCTACCTTATCTTTTTTTTCGTATCGTTTgattaaataacacatttataaaactattgtgcaaaacaattttatttatgtcttcatATACTGTGCACCAGCAGATAGTCATAatccttttaaattaaaaaatatagaaattatGCATAATTTAGACAGGAATTagttaatatgttttatatacatattttacacaGACCTGAATTAATATAGGTCCCTGATCGACCAAAATaaaagatttcatttttttttcttttcttttttaaccacATAGCCACATTGCTTGTGTCAAGTCCGGCAAACATATCTCAAACAAATATTAAGCCCAAGATGAAAACCTTGCAGTGAATCTCCTTTTAATAAAATGCGTTCATCTCTAGGATTAGATTTAGCATACTGTTTGTCTGGGAAACAGGCATTGCAGACACAATGCACACATTGTCCATCAAATTCTCACAATAGCTTCAATAATTCACAATCTCAAATCTTGAGCCAATAGTGTTTGGATTTTAGGGTGTAGAAGTGCTTTGACGTACTCAGAGGGTTAAATTTTAAATGCTGACtccagcacaaaaaaaagaaaaaaagagaacaaacaagCGGAagagtggaataaaaaaatctcaaataaaTCATGGAAAGTGCACCCAGAtttagttataaaatgtttaactaaACTGTTTCATTTATGCATGCAGCTTATCACATCCCAGTGATGTCAAAATATAAAGGAACTTAATTCCATTTACACAAGTTTCAAAATACACGCCACTTCATTTtagaatctctttttttttaaaccttcatatactgtattttctcAATGACAACAGCCCCCATCTGCACTCTATTCCAGTCAAAGCAGATCACTAAAATCTAGTGTCTTGGGCCAGAGTGAGACTACCTCacgaaagaaaaaaataactgctacaacacaaaattaaaaaccATGTGCCAAAACTTAAAACAGTAGTTGTATGGCATCTTTGTGCAGCTCCATCACGTTAATAatcctttcttctctttgaaAGAATTGTCTGTGAAAGGCTTAAGAGAGACAGAGCAATAAAGAGTTTGCCAGTACAAAAGAACACAGCATTGTCCCCTGCCAGTGCTACTGTTTCTCCAGCTCGCACACATACATAAGATGGTCCTCAGGGGACTTCCCATGAGTCTTGCTCAGGTGAAGCTTGACCGCATGCTTGCTCGCAAAAGTCCGGTTGCAGAGCTTGCATTGGTACGCTGCCACGCTGTCTTCGTCCTCCGGGGAGGGTGACGGGGATCCAGTCGAGGGCAGGGAAGTGGTTAAGGACGAGGGAAGGGAGATGGGTAAGGAAGAGGGTAAAGGGTGGCTGGATGAGTGAAGATTCGAGAGCAGTTTTTCAGATAGTCCTTTGGTGTGGCGttgttgatgatgttgttgCGAAATCTGGCTGAGCAGCTGCTCCCCAGAAAGCTTGGCCAGGTCTCTCAGACGGAAGCCCAAGTGGGATTCCAAGTGGCTGACGTAGGTGGACGGCGAGCGGATCTGTGAGGCGCAGTCGCTGCAGAAGAACACCGGGTGACCTGAATCCAAGTTCTTCAAGAACTTGGTGCCACCGGTTCTCCTCAGCTGGTACTTGACATTAGCCAACCAGTGGGATATTGTAGTCATTGAGAGGCCAGTGAAACGGGAGATGTGCATTCTCTCCTGTGGGCTCAGGTCAGACATCACGTATTTGCCATCACTTGTTTGTCTCAGACTGGCGGCAAACTGGGCTTGTAGGATCAGGAGGTGCTGAGGGTTCCAGTTGGACTGCCGACCTTTACGTTTCTGGGCTGGGGAAATATCTTCTATATCCTCCTGGATGATGCCATCGATGTCGGAGCGCTCTGACAGGCTGGTAGGTGTGGAGGACTTGGAGACAGCCTGACTTTCGGTCAGGTTCCTCAACATGTCAGAGATGTCCGACAGTGCGTTTTCTCTCAAAGGGGAGCTGGACATAAAGGAAGCTACTGCAGCTGAGGCTTTGGTCATGGTGACAGCGGAGGAAGGGGAAATTGAAGacggggtggtggtggtggaagaGAGAGCCGTTGAACCCAAAGAACCACCGCCGTTGTTTTTGTCAGCACCTTTTCCTTTGGTGAGATCTATTGGTTGGTCGTTGTTCAGATGTTGCTGGTAGAAATAGCGGTCTAAGCGGTCATTACCGTGCTTTTTGGTCTGTGCTGGTGGGGTGGAGGCAGCCACCGCTGCTTTCTCTGCCAGGCTGTTGCTCATCTTGAACAGCATGCTCATGGGGTCAAGGGAGGGCAGGGCAGGCTTAGCGGCCTTCCCCAGGTGGACGTTCATTACCGACTGCAGTGCGCTGAGGGGGTTGACAAATGGCTGTTCTGGAGGGGGATGGTCTGTGATGATAGCTGTACTGCcacagagagaggcaggcagGGGGGATGTCACGGCAGTGGACTCCACTCCATTCTCCATAGACTCTTGTATAGAAATATCTCCATTTGAATCTCTGTGATTGGCTCCACTTCCCTCACCTACTGCTTTTTCCGCCCCACTTGTATTCTCTGGAGTTTTACAGCTTCCTGCTCTATTTTCTTTGGGCGACTCTCCTCGGGCTGATTCCCCTGCCTCGCTGTTGCAGGGTGATGGCGTGGTACGTCTCAGAGGAGATCCCCTAACAACACCACTTGgctctctcattttctcctctaCCTTGGCAACTTTCTCTGTCACTTTCTTGACCAGTTCTTCCATTGCATGAAAGTTGTTTTTGGATAGCGGGGAGTTCTGGCGGCTGGGAGGGGAGATCAGAGGATGGATCTTACCAGTAGGAGAGAGAATCTCCCTTCCAGGAAACATGTATTTGAGGGGAGAGCTCTTCCCAGTGTTGCCAAGTGAGAGCTTCATTATGTTTGGGAGCTGGTATGCTGCATGGATACTGGGATATCCACCCCAGCTTGGAGCTCCATTCTGGGCTTTGCTGATGGCTGAGGTCACTGTGTTCTCCAAGGACTTGAGGATGTCGAGACCCCCTTTTGGACTTTCATCCAGATCCTCCTCAGTCAGATAAGAGTATTTTGAGGGGATGTCAAACTTCTCCTCagtctcctcctcacctcctgtcttcttctccttgttgAGATAACCATTGTTGATGATGGGCTCTTTAGTGcattcctcctccttctcctccttttttatcTCCACAACCATTGCAGTTGGGGACATGCTGGTTGGAGGAGGAACTGGGGCAGGTGGAGGGGAGAATGTTGTGGCAGCCAGAGGAACGGATTGGAACTTTTCTTCAGCTGTTAAATTGGGTATTGGGGTTGGAGTGGACGTTTCGAGGATG
This region of Anoplopoma fimbria isolate UVic2021 breed Golden Eagle Sablefish chromosome 2, Afim_UVic_2022, whole genome shotgun sequence genomic DNA includes:
- the tshz3b gene encoding teashirt homolog 3b isoform X1 produces the protein MPRRKQEAPRRAAAYVPEDEKEAALLDEDLDGDDSAQEGEEPASKFLCQDKDFLLKDRPGSTGFHDSPNAADFSGQELDSESHLSESSDRMSDFEISSLKNEDDILLSKDPSNALSLSSSSVMMAAANAAAPVGGDEAILATTGSVADSLEKMKAIYTSFLTNSYWSTLNLNLSQPPAEKPPRSHSSSSSSSSSSSCGSGGYDWHQTAMAKTLQQASQNHHNRMGLVQHPTVAVSAASMEPNLFSTVQLYRQSSKLYGSIFTGASKFRCKDCSAAYDTLVGLTVHMNETGHYRDDNHETDSEGTKRWSKPRKRSLLEMEGKEDAQKVLKCMYCGHSFESLQDLSVHMIKTKHYQKVPLKEPVTPVAAKIISSARKRVPMELDIPSSPDSNGGITPKPTPLNDSNDLHQKVTNPYITPNNRYGHQNGASYAWQFESRKSQILKCMECGSSHDTLQELTAHMMVTGHFIKVTNSAIKKGKPILETSTPTPIPNLTAEEKFQSVPLAATTFSPPPAPVPPPTSMSPTAMVVEIKKEEKEEECTKEPIINNGYLNKEKKTGGEEETEEKFDIPSKYSYLTEEDLDESPKGGLDILKSLENTVTSAISKAQNGAPSWGGYPSIHAAYQLPNIMKLSLGNTGKSSPLKYMFPGREILSPTGKIHPLISPPSRQNSPLSKNNFHAMEELVKKVTEKVAKVEEKMREPSGVVRGSPLRRTTPSPCNSEAGESARGESPKENRAGSCKTPENTSGAEKAVGEGSGANHRDSNGDISIQESMENGVESTAVTSPLPASLCGSTAIITDHPPPEQPFVNPLSALQSVMNVHLGKAAKPALPSLDPMSMLFKMSNSLAEKAAVAASTPPAQTKKHGNDRLDRYFYQQHLNNDQPIDLTKGKGADKNNGGGSLGSTALSSTTTTPSSISPSSAVTMTKASAAVASFMSSSPLRENALSDISDMLRNLTESQAVSKSSTPTSLSERSDIDGIIQEDIEDISPAQKRKGRQSNWNPQHLLILQAQFAASLRQTSDGKYVMSDLSPQERMHISRFTGLSMTTISHWLANVKYQLRRTGGTKFLKNLDSGHPVFFCSDCASQIRSPSTYVSHLESHLGFRLRDLAKLSGEQLLSQISQQHHQQRHTKGLSEKLLSNLHSSSHPLPSSLPISLPSSLTTSLPSTGSPSPSPEDEDSVAAYQCKLCNRTFASKHAVKLHLSKTHGKSPEDHLMYVCELEKQ
- the tshz3b gene encoding teashirt homolog 3b isoform X2; its protein translation is MSDFETAPVGGDEAILATTGSVADSLEKMKAIYTSFLTNSYWSTLNLNLSQPPAEKPPRSHSSSSSSSSSSSCGSGGYDWHQTAMAKTLQQASQNHHNRMGLVQHPTVAVSAASMEPNLFSTVQLYRQSSKLYGSIFTGASKFRCKDCSAAYDTLVGLTVHMNETGHYRDDNHETDSEGTKRWSKPRKRSLLEMEGKEDAQKVLKCMYCGHSFESLQDLSVHMIKTKHYQKVPLKEPVTPVAAKIISSARKRVPMELDIPSSPDSNGGITPKPTPLNDSNDLHQKVTNPYITPNNRYGHQNGASYAWQFESRKSQILKCMECGSSHDTLQELTAHMMVTGHFIKVTNSAIKKGKPILETSTPTPIPNLTAEEKFQSVPLAATTFSPPPAPVPPPTSMSPTAMVVEIKKEEKEEECTKEPIINNGYLNKEKKTGGEEETEEKFDIPSKYSYLTEEDLDESPKGGLDILKSLENTVTSAISKAQNGAPSWGGYPSIHAAYQLPNIMKLSLGNTGKSSPLKYMFPGREILSPTGKIHPLISPPSRQNSPLSKNNFHAMEELVKKVTEKVAKVEEKMREPSGVVRGSPLRRTTPSPCNSEAGESARGESPKENRAGSCKTPENTSGAEKAVGEGSGANHRDSNGDISIQESMENGVESTAVTSPLPASLCGSTAIITDHPPPEQPFVNPLSALQSVMNVHLGKAAKPALPSLDPMSMLFKMSNSLAEKAAVAASTPPAQTKKHGNDRLDRYFYQQHLNNDQPIDLTKGKGADKNNGGGSLGSTALSSTTTTPSSISPSSAVTMTKASAAVASFMSSSPLRENALSDISDMLRNLTESQAVSKSSTPTSLSERSDIDGIIQEDIEDISPAQKRKGRQSNWNPQHLLILQAQFAASLRQTSDGKYVMSDLSPQERMHISRFTGLSMTTISHWLANVKYQLRRTGGTKFLKNLDSGHPVFFCSDCASQIRSPSTYVSHLESHLGFRLRDLAKLSGEQLLSQISQQHHQQRHTKGLSEKLLSNLHSSSHPLPSSLPISLPSSLTTSLPSTGSPSPSPEDEDSVAAYQCKLCNRTFASKHAVKLHLSKTHGKSPEDHLMYVCELEKQ